The window AATGGGTTTCTTGTATCAACTTGAAGCATATTTCTGTGAACCAACTCTTCTAGATAACCTTCAGCCACTTCCTCCATTGTGCTTTCACCCCTTCCCTTGACGAAGCCCTCTGCTACCCACAATCGTATCAGCTTTTTCCTTTTGAAAAGATAGTCCTCTGGGAACAAGCTGCAGTACAGAAAGCAACTTTTCAAGTATGTCGGAAGGTACAAGTAACTCAAATAAAGGATATTCCTGACATGTTCCAAGCTTGGATTGTTAACTAGCTCCCAGTCGAGCTGGTCATGTATTCGCTTCAGTTCCTCTTTGGTCTTGTCACGTACAAAGaggagcttgccaatagagacaattGCGAGGGGTATGCCTTTACACTTGTCAACCACTTCATGTGCTAATTCTGTCAGTTCTGTGGGACACTCACATTTTGTATCTCTGGGGAAAGCTGTCTTACAGAAGAGTTGCCATGATCCATCCTTTGATAGAGGTTTTAGTGTTAAGACCTGTCCTTGAGAAGCAAGTCGAGCAACATTGCCTTCCCTGGTTGTGATTACAACTCTGCTGCCCTTCTTGTTACGAATAACCACCCCAGAAAGATCATGAAATGCTTCAGGAGTCCAAACATCATCCAGCATGatcaaatacttacgctgctctaaaaAATTCTTCAGTGCCTCTTCAAGGCTTATGATGTCCATGGTCTCAATATTAGATGGAACAATGGCTTTGTCTTTGAAAAGCTCCTTGATTAATTTTTTTAAAACATCTTCTCTGGAATAAGTTTGAGAGACAGAGACCCAACAATGGCAATCAAAATTTTCTGTTTCCTTCCTGTAGACATTTGCAGCCAAAGTTGTTTTACCAAGCCCTCCCATACCATGCAGCACTACCACAGAGCGTTCCAACTCATCACCTGCCAACCACTGCTCAAGCTTTTTTCTGTTTCCATCAACCTCCACAAGATCTTCTTCAGCAAGGGAACGTGAAGTGCTTGCTAGATGCTGAGACCTCTCAACAATGTAACTTGAGTCATTCATATACCCACTATCTACCATTGACACCCATCGATCTTTAGCCTGGAACAGGTGCACAAGATTGACCTCCGCTTCCTTAACCAAAGAAGCTACCCTGTTTAAAGAGAATAAAACATTTGGTTGTTTGAATCCTTTCTTCAGATAGGCACTCCATCCACTGTCATGTTTCTGACCAACAAGATGCAAATACTCATCCACAATGTCCTCAATCCCATGAACAAGCATTCTCACCTCCTCCACCCAGATTTCATATGTCTGATTGTTGCGATTCCGTATGTCCATTCGGCAAAGATATTCATGCATCAACCTGAGCTCCCTTCTGATGCGACCCATGCTTCCTTGAAGCTCTGTTAGCTGTGTTATAAAGTTATAGAACTGTAAAGTAGCCTGGTTCATTGCTTCATTCCCCAGAGCTACACCGATCTTTGCCACTGCCATGAGAATCACAACCTCGGCCATTGCGCCTCAAGTCAGAGCTGAGACAGATATGTTGCACAGCAGGTAGCCTGTGTGTCTTCAGATAATTTCTGTGGCCCAGCCTAAAAAAATTACAAGGTATATATTATTATCACACTGCAGTACTCAACCATGAATTACCATACTTCTGCAAGGAGATACACGAATTATGAGCTAAGCGTATTAAGGAACAACTAACAGTTTTAACTCATAAGGTGATATTTCCTCCAAACATTTCGCAGATCTAGTCTAGACGGAAAACAATGGATGCATAATACCAAGCAACCTATTTGGGAACAATGGCTCAATGGCAAGTTGGCAACTAAAGTCGGCTGAAGCTGGGTATTTGAGCAGTTTGGTTTTGCAGGATATTGCAGTTTTGAGCCAGATGTTGTTTTGATTGGTGGTTGGGAGAGCAAGAAGATTTCTGCACCAGCAAACTATGGAGGCAGATACATGCATATTAATCAACGAAAAATAACTATGCATACCTGCTAAGGTAAGCCGCTGctttgttgagaagagctgctgctCTTCGTCGATCCCATAGATGAGAAGAACTCCCAGGCTCAGGTCCGTTAAAAGGAGGTGTTTGGCTACAGAAATGGTTAAGGCAGCGTTAACGTAATCAGATCGCAGCCTTTAAGGAGGTGTAATCAGTTTTTTGCAAGTTTGTTTGGTTCATGTTCAGGTAAAGGAATCGATTACCATCACCCAGCTCTTCTTGCTTGGCCCTGCTGCTCGCCGGCCGCCATCCTCGCCGTAGATGGCCTACTCTTGCTTGACCCCAGCTAACCAGGATCTCAAACGCCGCCGGCCATCCCTGAAGTCAAGGGCCACCGGCTGTCTCCGAGATCAAGCGCCGCCGACCGCTCGGATCTTGTGCAGCGCCGGCCGTCCGCGAAATCAAGCGCCGCCAGCCGCCCTGAGATCAAGCGCTACTGACCGCCCTGAGATCAAGCGCCGCCGGACGCTCGGGTCTTGCGCGCCGCCTGCCGTCCCCGAGCATGTGCGCTGCCGGCCGCCTCCGATGTCAAGCGCCGCCAGCCTGTAAcggaccctctctctctctctcttggtcaGATCTTGGGAGGAGGTAGGTGAAGAGAAGAAGAAAGGCGAGGTAGTAGGAGGTAGCAGAAGAAGGTTCGAGGGAGGTCAGCTCCTCTCGCCGGGTTACTTCTTCAGATAATACGTACATGATACCCTCACACGCACACCACCACTACCCCTTACTAGTAATTTGTAACCATGCAAAAAAAAATACTAGTAATTTGTACGCATGTcagattagtactccctccgtccaaaaatacttgtcatcaaaatagataaaaaggaatgtggtattttcggacggagggagtatgtaatagAAGACACTAAGCCATTAAAACTAAAgcaccaatgttatgataaatttatGATGTATTTTTTTAAAGGGGATTTATATTTTTTAGTGGGAACTCATGAAGCTTTTAATTCTTCACATCAAATCACAAAAGTGCAACAATGCATTAGAAAATATCATGAATACCTGTTTGGGCATTTTTACGCTTTTCGCCCGAATTTTATGATTAACGTAGCCATTATTATTTTTTGCTTAATCAATACATCAATCATTGACATTTACCCTTGAGTTTGCAAAAATAATATAGTCCATAGTATTCTTCCATGTACTTCTTTCGTCTAGgtttgtaagtcatcttacgaaaatcaaataatctcaaaacacttaggcgcgatgcattaaatttacatcgtttcttgtttcttcacatatcaaccaataagatatatGGGGTGTACAtgattttaatgacttgagactaccaaacacgacatgtaatggtcagttcattgcatgcaatgatattaattagcaaataaacattaagttctcttatttttccctcctccttggtcacagtgcacaacctaagatgacttaggctagtcataatgggagtaacataggtagtaacatagatgccacataagcaaaaatgttgatgtggcaagtagttaa is drawn from Triticum dicoccoides isolate Atlit2015 ecotype Zavitan chromosome 6B, WEW_v2.0, whole genome shotgun sequence and contains these coding sequences:
- the LOC119323952 gene encoding disease resistance protein RPM1-like, yielding MAEVVILMAVAKIGVALGNEAMNQATLQFYNFITQLTELQGSMGRIRRELRLMHEYLCRMDIRNRNNQTYEIWVEEVRMLVHGIEDIVDEYLHLVGQKHDSGWSAYLKKGFKQPNVLFSLNRVASLVKEAEVNLVHLFQAKDRWVSMVDSGYMNDSSYIVERSQHLASTSRSLAEEDLVEVDGNRKKLEQWLAGDELERSVVVLHGMGGLGKTTLAANVYRKETENFDCHCWVSVSQTYSREDVLKKLIKELFKDKAIVPSNIETMDIISLEEALKNFLEQRKYLIMLDDVWTPEAFHDLSGVVIRNKKGSRVVITTREGNVARLASQGQVLTLKPLSKDGSWQLFCKTAFPRDTKCECPTELTELAHEVVDKCKGIPLAIVSIGKLLFVRDKTKEELKRIHDQLDWELVNNPSLEHVRNILYLSYLYLPTYLKSCFLYCSLFPEDYLFKRKKLIRLWVAEGFVKGRGESTMEEVAEGYLEELVHRNMLQVDTRNPFGRIKSFRMHDIVRELAVDLCRRECFGVVYEEDKYMESLDEMDARRLVIHKMKKDIYQSVSGVHRLRSVIALDINIPSTLLPLIAMKSRYMSVLELSGLPIEKVPDGIGDLFNLRYLGLRGSKVKLLPRSIEKLSSLLTLDLSGSGMKELPRGIGKLKKLRQLFTDKASDRFRRDFRCGSGVCIPKGLENLTSLQTLVSLEAQDESVRQLGELRQLRSLEIWNVKGTYCGHISASLAGMRHLSYLHVNASEDNEVLRLSGLPPNLQRISLTGRLAEGTLVESPLFQTAGRNLYSLSLSWSQMIQDPLPSLSRLSNLSDLMLTRAYRGKQMTFLAGWFPKLKTLRLRDLPNLEVLEMKEGAVVSLEILTLVNLEGMVEVPPGIEFLAHVKHISFREITSEFLTSLRQCPRTQGMQWRHTLRSIWCSGSSAPEI